A genome region from Euphorbia lathyris chromosome 4, ddEupLath1.1, whole genome shotgun sequence includes the following:
- the LOC136227744 gene encoding protein TIC 21, chloroplastic produces MQTLLLPAVRSPAASTSVTVSPAPSLHHRHPLKSLRQLNSPNCSLKFTQSVSFANTGLSFNPLNGRELSKFSFTRTNASSPVSPAFVPSSDDTERAKLAQVAKRLESTSRYFKRLGSLGFWGQLVCTVVAAVIQSFSVVVTGKISSPVTFYATAGGIAAAFISVFWSFGYIRLSDKLRRTSNDPSKAPPRADVVKGLKNGIVLNLLGMGAAVLGLQATVGSLVAKALTSSANPYYQGIAPGSSPVLALDVFLVQASANTILSHFLGLVFSLELLRSVTVPTADGIPVPRVA; encoded by the exons ATGCAGACTCTACTCCTGCCGGCGGTCCGATCACCGGCGGCGTCTACGTCCGTAACGGTGAGCCCAGCGCCTTCTCTCCACCACCGCCACCCCCTAAAGTCTCTACGACAGCTCAATTCTCCAAATTGTTCACTGAAATTCACGCAATCGGTATCATTCGCTAACACTGGATTATCTTTCAATCCTCTTAATGGCAGAGAATTATCCAAATTCTCCTTTACCAGAACAAATGCTTCTTCTCCGGTTTCTCCTGCTTTCGTCCCTTCAAGCGATGACACCGAGAGAGCCAAGCTTGCACAG GTTGCGAAGAGATTAGAGAGTACATCGAGGTATTTCAAGCGGTTGGGAAGTTTAGGGTTTTGGGGGCAGCTAGTTTGCACAGTAGTGGCAGCTGTGATTCAATCGTTTTCCGTTGTAGTGACTGGGAAGATTTCATCCCCTGTTACTTTTTATGCTACTGCTGGTGGTATTGCAGCTGCATTCATTTCGGTGTTTTGGTCTTTTGGATACATTCGACTTTCTGATAAACTCAGGAGAACTTCTAATGATCCTTCCAAG GCACCTCCTCGTGCTGATGTTGTGAAGGGCTTGAAGAATGGCATAGTTTTGAATCTGTTGGGAATGGGAGCTGCTGTTCTTGGCCTGCAAGCAACAGTCGGATCGTTGGTTGCAAAGGCTCTAACTTCCTCAGCAAATCCTTACTATCAGGGAATTGCCCCTGGTTCCAGTCCAGTTCTTGCATTGGATGTATTCTTGGTACAG GCATCAGCAAACACCATCCTTTCTCATTTTCTAGGGCTTGTTTTCTCCTTGGAGCTTTTGCGGTCCGTGACAGTACCAACTGCAGATGGCATTCCAGTACCAAGAGTTGCATAA
- the LOC136227976 gene encoding large ribosomal subunit protein uL10c — protein METTLLSFSSSTSLPYQSYFRPANPFSVSKQFQKPTSYKPISIQSAISRNKKEETVETVKTQLENCYLLAAIKYTGFTVKQFQDLRRSLPESSKLIVAKNTLVYKAIEGTPWQALKPCMKGMNAWLFVHTEEIPEAIKPYRNFQREKKLESNDFTGAVFEGKFYGPDNFKQLETMPSRAEIYAKVLGVLQTPAIGLVTTLQAPARDVVMVLKAYVKKLEEESGEQ, from the coding sequence ATGGAAACCACTCTTCTCTCCTTCTCTTCTTCTACATCCTTACCATATCAGTCCTATTTCCGGCCGGCGAATCCTTTTTCCGTTTCAAAACAATTTCAAAAACCCACTTCCTACAAGCCCATTTCAATCCAATCCGCAATTTCCCGCAACAAAAAAGAAGAAACCGTAGAAACAGTGAAAACCCAGCTCGAAAACTGCTATCTCTTAGCCGCAATTAAATACACAGGCTTCACTGTGAAGCAATTCCAAGATTTGAGGAGATCACTACCCGAATCCTCCAAATTAATTGTAGCAAAAAACACTTTGGTCTACAAAGCAATAGAAGGTACTCCATGGCAAGCATTGAAGCCATGTATGAAAGGTATGAATGCTTGGTTATTTGTTCATACTGAGGAAATTCCTGAAGCAATTAAACCTTATAGAAATTTCCAGAGAGAGAAGAAATTAGAGAGTAATGATTTTACTGGAGCTGTTTTTGAGGGGAAATTTTATGGGCCTGATAATTTTAAGCAATTGGAGACAATGCCATCTAGGGCTGAGATTTATGCTAAGGTTTTGGGGGTATTACAGACTCCTGCAATTGGATTGGTTACTACTTTGCAAGCACCTGCTAGAGATGTGGTAATGGTGCTTAAGGCTTATGTGAAGAAATTGGAGGAAGAAAGTGGTGAGCAATAG